A genomic window from Leptolyngbya sp. BL0902 includes:
- the pyrF gene encoding orotidine-5'-phosphate decarboxylase, protein MTISTTDSLTVNALTVDQRIIVPLDVPTAEAALRLIDSLPQVSFWKVGLELFISAGPGMLQELKARDKRIFLDLKLHDIPNTMAGACAAATRYGVDILTLHASAGQMGLAAALSAAQAESAAQNLPLPLIVAVTLLTSISAEALATELRVPLKPEAYVLQMAQMTQDVGLGGVVCSPQEVSQLRRFLPPDFALVCPGVRPTWASTNDQQRTLTPAQALQAGATYLVIGRPITASPDPAAAFQRICDECATALN, encoded by the coding sequence ATGACGATTTCGACTACGGATAGTTTGACGGTCAACGCGCTGACGGTGGATCAGCGGATCATCGTGCCCCTAGACGTTCCCACGGCTGAGGCGGCGTTGAGGCTGATAGACAGCCTGCCCCAGGTGAGCTTTTGGAAGGTGGGTCTTGAGCTGTTCATCAGCGCAGGGCCAGGGATGCTTCAGGAGCTCAAGGCCAGGGACAAGCGAATTTTCCTAGATCTCAAGCTCCACGACATCCCCAACACCATGGCCGGAGCCTGTGCCGCTGCCACCCGCTACGGGGTCGATATCCTCACCCTCCACGCCTCGGCGGGACAAATGGGTCTAGCGGCTGCGCTGTCCGCCGCCCAGGCCGAATCCGCCGCGCAGAACCTCCCTTTACCGCTAATTGTGGCGGTGACGCTGCTCACCAGCATTTCCGCCGAAGCCCTCGCCACAGAACTGCGAGTGCCCCTGAAACCAGAAGCCTACGTTCTACAAATGGCCCAAATGACCCAGGATGTGGGCCTTGGTGGCGTGGTCTGTTCGCCCCAGGAAGTTAGCCAACTGAGGCGCTTCCTGCCCCCAGACTTTGCCCTTGTTTGCCCTGGTGTGCGCCCCACCTGGGCCAGCACCAACGACCAACAGCGCACCCTCACCCCCGCCCAAGCCCTCCAGGCCGGAGCCACCTATCTGGTCATCGGTCGGCCCATCACCGCCAGCCCCGACCCCGCCGCCGCCTTCCAGCGCATCTGCGATGAATGCGCCACTGCCCTCAACTAG
- the efp gene encoding elongation factor P: MISSNDFRPGTTIELDGSVWRVVEFLHVKPGKGSAFVRTKLKNVQSGNTVERTFRAGETVPQAVIEKKEMQHTYRDGDDFVFMDMETYEEGRLTAAQIGDRVKYLKEEMSVNVITWNGQVLEVELPNSIVLEVTQTDPGVKGDTATGGTKPAILETGAQVMVPLFISIGERIKVDTRTDAYLGRE, from the coding sequence ATGATTTCCAGCAATGATTTCCGCCCCGGTACAACCATTGAGCTTGATGGCTCTGTTTGGCGTGTTGTGGAATTTCTACACGTTAAGCCTGGTAAAGGGTCGGCCTTTGTGCGCACCAAGCTCAAAAACGTGCAGTCCGGCAACACCGTAGAGCGCACCTTCCGCGCCGGAGAAACCGTGCCCCAAGCGGTGATTGAAAAGAAAGAAATGCAGCACACCTACCGCGATGGTGATGACTTCGTCTTCATGGACATGGAAACCTATGAAGAAGGTCGCCTCACCGCCGCCCAAATTGGGGATCGGGTGAAGTACCTGAAGGAAGAGATGAGCGTCAACGTCATCACCTGGAATGGTCAGGTGCTGGAAGTGGAACTGCCCAATTCCATCGTGCTGGAAGTCACCCAAACCGACCCCGGTGTGAAGGGCGACACCGCCACCGGAGGCACCAAACCCGCCATTTTGGAGACCGGAGCCCAGGTGATGGTGCCGCTGTTTATTTCCATCGGAGAACGCATTAAAGTAGACACCCGCACCGACGCTTACCTCGGTCGGGAATAG
- the cofH gene encoding 7,8-didemethyl-8-hydroxy-5-deazariboflavin synthase subunit CofH, translating to MGAGIQAILDRALDGADLTPEEGLALLQAEQAADIEAIRSVADALRQRQVGDTVTYVINRNINYTNICEQHCSFCAFRRDQGESGSYWLEFDTILAKAADAVAQGATEICMQGGLNPYAKVNNTSLGYYRKLIDTIKSQFPQLHLHAFSPQEVQFIAREDGLSYVEVLQSLQEAGVGSLPGTAAEVLDDEVRRVLCPEKINSATWLEIVGLAHQIGLPTTSTLLSGHIETPAQQIHHLDQLRQLQQSVLNRGTGAAITEFILLPFVGQEAPKPLRRRVGRDQPILADALKLTAVARIYLGNWILNHQPSWVKLGLSGATEALRWGCNDLGGTLMEEHITSMAGAQGGTCMTVDALRGAIASLGRPAQQRDTLYNPVHTPEPALVSLIG from the coding sequence ATGGGCGCAGGAATTCAAGCCATTCTAGATCGGGCGTTAGATGGGGCTGACCTCACCCCGGAGGAGGGGCTAGCCCTGCTGCAAGCGGAGCAGGCGGCGGATATTGAGGCGATACGCTCCGTCGCGGATGCCCTCCGTCAGCGGCAGGTGGGCGATACCGTCACCTACGTCATCAACCGCAACATCAACTACACCAACATTTGCGAGCAGCACTGTAGTTTCTGCGCCTTTCGGCGGGATCAGGGTGAATCCGGCTCCTACTGGCTGGAGTTCGACACAATTCTCGCCAAAGCTGCCGATGCCGTGGCTCAGGGCGCAACGGAAATTTGTATGCAGGGCGGCCTCAACCCCTACGCCAAGGTTAACAACACTTCCCTCGGCTACTACCGCAAACTCATAGACACCATTAAATCCCAGTTTCCTCAGCTTCACCTCCACGCCTTTTCGCCCCAGGAGGTGCAGTTCATCGCCCGTGAGGATGGCCTCAGCTACGTCGAAGTTCTGCAATCGTTGCAAGAAGCCGGGGTAGGATCGTTGCCCGGAACAGCGGCGGAGGTGCTGGATGACGAGGTGCGGCGGGTGCTGTGTCCCGAAAAAATCAACAGCGCCACCTGGCTAGAGATTGTCGGACTGGCTCACCAAATCGGCCTGCCCACCACCAGCACCCTGCTATCGGGTCACATCGAAACTCCGGCCCAGCAAATCCACCATCTAGACCAGCTCCGCCAGTTACAGCAATCCGTCCTAAATCGAGGCACCGGGGCCGCCATCACCGAATTTATCCTGCTGCCCTTTGTGGGCCAAGAAGCGCCCAAACCTCTACGCCGCCGTGTCGGACGGGATCAGCCCATTCTCGCCGATGCCCTCAAACTCACGGCTGTAGCCCGGATTTATCTCGGCAACTGGATTCTCAATCACCAGCCCAGTTGGGTAAAATTGGGCCTCTCTGGGGCCACCGAAGCCCTGCGCTGGGGCTGCAACGATCTCGGCGGCACCCTGATGGAAGAACACATCACCTCCATGGCCGGAGCCCAGGGCGGCACCTGCATGACCGTGGACGCACTGCGGGGGGCCATCGCGTCCCTCGGTCGTCCGGCTCAGCAGCGGGATACGTTGTACAACCCAGTTCACACCCCAGAGCCCGCCCTAGTTTCACTAATTGGGTGA
- the accB gene encoding acetyl-CoA carboxylase biotin carboxyl carrier protein: MELNVNEVRELVAALSQSDVAELTLKSSTFELTLRKQGVVTAATVPTVVVSSETVAPAPAKPVDVAAPVAEAAAPATPPVAPPGKHSDLLTISSPMVGTFYRSPAPDEPPFVNVGDRVSTGQTVCIIEAMKLMNELEAEVSGEIVEILVNNSEPVEFGQALMLVRPN, encoded by the coding sequence GTGGAACTAAACGTTAACGAAGTCAGAGAATTGGTCGCCGCCCTGAGCCAGAGCGATGTGGCCGAATTAACCCTAAAAAGCTCCACCTTTGAGCTCACCCTCCGCAAGCAGGGGGTGGTGACGGCGGCGACTGTGCCTACCGTGGTGGTGTCCTCCGAAACGGTGGCTCCGGCCCCGGCTAAACCTGTGGACGTGGCGGCCCCCGTCGCAGAAGCAGCGGCTCCAGCCACCCCCCCAGTCGCTCCCCCCGGCAAGCACTCCGACCTGTTGACCATCAGTTCGCCCATGGTGGGCACCTTCTACCGATCTCCTGCGCCCGATGAGCCGCCCTTTGTGAATGTGGGCGACCGCGTGAGCACGGGCCAAACCGTCTGCATCATCGAAGCCATGAAGCTGATGAACGAGCTAGAAGCCGAGGTTTCCGGGGAAATTGTAGAGATCCTGGTCAACAACTCCGAGCCTGTGGAATTTGGCCAAGCCCTGATGCTGGTGCGCCCTAACTAA